Proteins co-encoded in one Candidatus Eisenbacteria bacterium genomic window:
- a CDS encoding NAD(P)H-binding protein, with protein sequence MKILVTGASGFIGQPLVRRLLVSGHAVRALVRRVPVAAPGDTRAGGAEYLQGDLSDVPSLARAVAGMDAIVHLACATGVADAALVQRINVDGTRALLEAAKTAGVRRFVFVSTISATRERMGPYGRTKLEGERLVAASGLEWVTVRPSLVYGSSDIGLFATLSAYLKKLPVVPVIGDGKIELDPVHVEDVNAVIEQCVTRADVIGKSYDLLGPERVTFNDFLALVSRSLGVQKPVVHLPGPLALLMASVLGMISKRPPVSVDNVLGMISPARVDREPLRRDFKLPWIRLEEGLRRNDDPRSSAGAAVAANLANAYAAAPPPRVPLSGTSLSPGSGMASPPSMSPSGVELGAVAMQERPTSPGSVPLPEMLRNSPRPLRKVRVGVVGLGKMGVAHTTVLSMIPDCEVVGLVDHHPGLAKSLQGMGHRAPYFKSVDALIDRAAPDAIFVCTPQNSHLAVSRLALEGGCAVFVEKPLAHTLEEGEKLAELAAEKRRPVGCGFTLAYLPVFAAGQHALATGALGAVRQARSSMYLSQVFGPRKGWMYEKSRSGGGVVANISSHLLFLLEWYLGTPVEVRANASRLYGEVEDELHGMMTLASGAEVGFDSSWSVPGYPLSAVVIEIEGENGKLLVSNDALELDLAQAAGGWPAGYSRLRPADLPQPARYDVNGEGYYLEDAAFLAWATGGVAPPTTVDSALRVQRVMDALYRSADQSGERVKVSS encoded by the coding sequence ATGAAGATTCTGGTCACCGGCGCCTCGGGCTTCATCGGGCAGCCGCTCGTCCGTCGGCTGCTCGTCTCCGGCCACGCGGTGCGAGCGCTGGTTCGGCGCGTGCCGGTCGCAGCTCCGGGCGACACCCGCGCGGGTGGAGCCGAATACCTGCAGGGCGATCTGTCCGACGTGCCGTCGCTCGCTCGGGCGGTGGCCGGAATGGATGCGATCGTCCACCTGGCGTGCGCGACCGGCGTGGCGGACGCCGCGCTGGTGCAGCGCATCAATGTGGACGGCACGCGTGCCCTGCTCGAGGCGGCGAAGACCGCCGGGGTGCGTCGGTTCGTGTTCGTCTCGACCATCTCGGCGACCCGCGAGCGCATGGGTCCCTACGGCAGAACGAAACTCGAGGGCGAGCGACTGGTCGCGGCCTCGGGCCTCGAGTGGGTCACGGTCCGGCCGTCGCTGGTCTACGGTTCCTCCGACATCGGCCTGTTCGCGACGCTTTCGGCCTACTTGAAGAAGCTGCCGGTGGTGCCGGTGATCGGCGACGGAAAGATCGAACTGGATCCGGTCCACGTCGAGGACGTGAACGCCGTGATCGAACAGTGCGTCACGCGCGCGGACGTGATCGGCAAGTCCTACGACCTGCTGGGCCCCGAACGCGTCACGTTCAACGACTTCCTGGCGCTGGTCTCGCGCTCGCTCGGAGTCCAGAAGCCGGTCGTCCACCTTCCGGGGCCGCTCGCGCTCCTGATGGCGTCGGTGCTCGGAATGATCTCCAAACGGCCGCCGGTCTCGGTCGACAACGTGCTGGGCATGATCTCGCCGGCGCGCGTCGATCGCGAGCCGCTGCGGCGCGATTTCAAGCTCCCGTGGATCCGCCTCGAGGAAGGCCTGCGTCGCAACGACGATCCGCGTTCGAGCGCCGGCGCCGCGGTCGCCGCGAATCTTGCGAACGCCTATGCGGCCGCGCCGCCGCCCAGGGTTCCCCTGTCCGGCACTTCGCTGTCGCCCGGGTCCGGCATGGCCTCGCCGCCCTCGATGTCGCCGAGCGGTGTCGAGCTGGGTGCGGTCGCGATGCAGGAACGCCCGACTTCGCCGGGGTCGGTACCGTTGCCGGAAATGCTGCGCAACTCGCCCCGACCGTTGCGCAAGGTGCGAGTCGGCGTGGTAGGGCTCGGAAAGATGGGAGTCGCCCACACGACCGTGCTCTCGATGATTCCCGACTGCGAGGTGGTGGGACTGGTCGATCATCACCCGGGCCTCGCCAAGAGCCTGCAGGGCATGGGACACCGCGCGCCCTACTTCAAGAGCGTCGACGCCCTGATCGATCGCGCCGCGCCGGACGCGATCTTCGTGTGCACGCCCCAGAACTCGCACCTCGCGGTCTCGCGGCTGGCGCTCGAGGGCGGCTGCGCGGTGTTCGTCGAGAAGCCGCTCGCGCATACGCTCGAAGAAGGGGAGAAGCTCGCCGAGCTGGCGGCGGAGAAGCGCCGCCCGGTCGGTTGCGGCTTCACGCTCGCCTATCTGCCGGTCTTCGCAGCCGGTCAGCACGCGCTCGCGACTGGCGCGCTCGGTGCGGTCCGGCAGGCGCGCTCATCGATGTACCTCTCGCAGGTGTTCGGGCCACGCAAGGGCTGGATGTACGAGAAGTCGCGCTCGGGCGGCGGCGTGGTGGCGAACATCTCGTCGCACCTGCTGTTCCTGCTCGAGTGGTACCTCGGCACGCCGGTCGAGGTGCGCGCGAACGCGAGTCGGCTTTACGGCGAGGTCGAAGACGAGCTGCACGGCATGATGACGCTCGCGAGCGGGGCCGAGGTCGGCTTCGACTCGTCGTGGAGCGTTCCGGGCTATCCGCTCTCGGCGGTGGTGATCGAAATCGAAGGCGAGAACGGAAAGCTGCTGGTCTCGAACGATGCGCTCGAACTCGACCTCGCACAGGCCGCGGGCGGCTGGCCCGCCGGTTACTCGCGTCTGCGTCCCGCCGACCTGCCACAACCGGCGCGATACGACGTGAACGGCGAGGGCTACTACCTGGAAGACGCCGCGTTCCTCGCCTGGGCGACCGGCGGGGTTGCGCCGCCCACCACGGTGGACTCGGCGCTGCGCGTGCAGCGCGTCATGGATGCGCTCTACCGCTCGGCCGATCAGAGCGGCGAGCGCGTGAAGGTCTCGTCGTGA
- a CDS encoding ornithine cyclodeaminase family protein, translating to MAVRIVDESQVHALLDMRACIELMDATLRTVARGGAVLPLRTILRLPDGCGVLASMPSHLNPPDAIGLKAITVFPGNQGSAFDSHQGVVLLFEAVHGSLVAILDASSITAIRTAAVSGVATRALANANAGDLAILGSGVQAASHLDAMAAVRSLRRVRVFSRDPRNAARFAAAAREVDSDTIAAARLYADRRESLFAEAGDFLIPRSEGRVTDAHLIGELGEVLEGTAPARERPEDLTAFKSLGLAVEDLAAPQYVATLAAERAIGIVLEIGGKRDLALEPQRASRG from the coding sequence ATGGCAGTCCGCATCGTCGACGAGTCGCAAGTGCACGCGCTGCTCGACATGCGCGCCTGCATCGAGCTGATGGATGCGACGCTTCGGACCGTGGCACGAGGTGGCGCGGTGCTGCCGCTTCGCACCATTCTGCGGCTGCCGGACGGGTGTGGCGTGCTGGCCTCGATGCCTTCGCACCTGAACCCGCCCGACGCGATCGGCCTCAAGGCGATCACCGTGTTCCCGGGTAACCAGGGCTCGGCGTTCGACTCGCATCAGGGCGTGGTGCTGCTGTTCGAAGCCGTGCACGGGTCGCTGGTCGCGATCCTCGATGCGAGCTCGATCACGGCGATTCGTACCGCCGCGGTGTCGGGTGTCGCGACGCGGGCGCTCGCGAATGCGAACGCCGGAGATCTGGCGATCCTCGGCAGCGGTGTTCAGGCCGCTTCACACCTCGACGCGATGGCCGCGGTTCGCTCATTGCGGCGGGTGCGCGTGTTCAGTCGCGATCCGCGTAACGCCGCGCGCTTCGCCGCGGCCGCACGAGAGGTCGACAGCGACACGATCGCGGCCGCACGCCTCTACGCCGATCGGCGCGAATCGTTGTTCGCCGAAGCGGGGGACTTCCTGATTCCGCGCTCGGAGGGTCGGGTGACCGACGCGCATCTGATCGGGGAGTTGGGAGAGGTGCTCGAGGGCACCGCGCCCGCTCGCGAGCGGCCGGAGGATCTGACCGCGTTCAAGTCGCTGGGGCTCGCGGTCGAAGACCTCGCGGCCCCGCAGTATGTGGCGACACTCGCCGCCGAGCGCGCGATCGGTATCGTGCTCGAAATCGGCGGAAAGCGCGACTTGGCGCTTGAGCCGCAGCGCGCTTCGCGCGGATAA
- a CDS encoding PQQ-binding-like beta-propeller repeat protein has translation MHRERFSRLARTLWNGWTLALAGALASIPVENAHAQDAAVAMLLAPVDGAVHAVVSDGAGGWFIGGRFREVGGVPRHNLAHVLADRSVDLWNADTDGPVHALQLSGGRLFVGGAFRLINGQPRAHLAALDARTATVELWDPHPNAPVMAILPEGDVVYAAGCFTEIGDRARGHLAALDARSGVPTLWSPDANGHVFTLALDRGTLYAGGCFTEIGGRPRGHLAALSRESGRADLWDPQADGPVLSIALSGSSVYAGGCFTRIGGGARGHLAQLDRTSGFAELWNPDLDGAVMAVARSGNTVYAGGCFSRVGGQARGHATAIDARSGYAETWNPDANGPIATLAVRDGAIVTGGSFSRLRDLDRARLAVTDRDFGFALERIPGVE, from the coding sequence ATGCATCGTGAACGGTTTTCCCGACTCGCCCGCACGCTTTGGAACGGCTGGACGCTCGCGCTGGCCGGCGCGCTCGCCTCGATCCCCGTCGAAAACGCTCACGCGCAGGACGCGGCCGTGGCGATGCTCCTGGCCCCGGTCGATGGCGCGGTCCACGCGGTGGTCTCGGACGGCGCCGGTGGCTGGTTCATCGGCGGTCGCTTCCGCGAAGTCGGCGGAGTGCCGCGCCACAATCTCGCTCACGTGCTCGCCGATCGGTCGGTCGACTTGTGGAACGCCGATACCGACGGCCCCGTTCACGCGCTGCAGCTGAGCGGCGGGCGCCTGTTCGTCGGCGGCGCGTTTCGCCTCATCAATGGACAGCCGCGGGCGCATCTTGCGGCACTCGACGCGCGCACCGCGACCGTCGAGCTGTGGGATCCGCATCCGAACGCGCCCGTCATGGCGATTCTTCCCGAGGGCGACGTCGTGTATGCGGCGGGCTGCTTCACCGAGATCGGCGATCGTGCACGCGGTCACCTGGCGGCGCTCGATGCGCGCAGCGGTGTGCCGACGCTGTGGTCCCCGGACGCGAACGGCCACGTGTTCACGCTCGCGCTCGATCGCGGCACGCTCTACGCGGGCGGCTGTTTCACCGAGATTGGAGGTCGGCCACGCGGGCACCTGGCCGCGCTGAGTCGGGAGAGCGGCCGCGCCGATCTGTGGGACCCGCAGGCCGATGGCCCGGTGCTCTCGATCGCGCTCAGCGGCTCGAGCGTCTACGCCGGCGGCTGCTTCACGCGGATCGGCGGAGGCGCGCGCGGTCACCTGGCGCAGCTCGATCGCACCAGCGGATTCGCGGAACTGTGGAACCCCGACCTCGACGGCGCCGTGATGGCGGTCGCGCGCAGCGGCAATACCGTCTACGCCGGCGGCTGCTTCAGTCGCGTGGGCGGTCAGGCGCGGGGCCACGCGACCGCGATCGATGCGCGGAGCGGCTACGCCGAGACCTGGAATCCCGACGCGAATGGCCCGATCGCGACACTCGCGGTGCGCGATGGAGCGATCGTGACGGGCGGCTCGTTCTCGCGGCTGCGCGATCTCGATCGCGCGCGGCTCGCGGTCACGGATCGCGACTTCGGCTTCGCGCTGGAGCGCATTCCCGGCGTCGAGTGA